A single window of Strix uralensis isolate ZFMK-TIS-50842 chromosome 28, bStrUra1, whole genome shotgun sequence DNA harbors:
- the ADGRA2 gene encoding adhesion G protein-coupled receptor A2 isoform X1, with amino-acid sequence MRRAAAPVPLLVLLVLLVPLVPARSGGGAARSCPAQSLGCKCSAERPKAPGGPAAPRRRVVCSGGGLPAPPEPRLLPDGTATLLLSNNKITVLENGSFFGLRALEKLDLKNNLISTVQPGAFLGLPELKRLDLSNNRIGCLSASVFQGLPNLLRLNMSGNIFSSLPPGVFDELPSLKVVDFATEYLTCDCNLRWVLPWARNRSAQISERTACVYPRHLQAFPLRSARDGQLRCAGAPELHTHHLIPSLRQVVFQGDRLPFQCTATYLDNSTQIRWFHNREPVEEDERTGVIVEESLIHDCTFITSELILSNIHVSANGEWECAVSTSQGNVSKKVEIVVLETSASYCPAERVTNNRGDFRWPRTLAGITAYQPCLQYPFAAGPAGSGSAAEKQAWRRCDRAGRWEEGDYSHCLYTNDITRVLYTFVLMPINASNALTLAHQLRVYTAEAANFSDMVDVLYVAQMIEKFIGYVDQIKQLTDVIVEMASNIMLVDDHILWMSQKEEKACTSIVRSLEKIAAHTLGSNSQHMAVNSRNIAFEAYVVKPESYVGLSCVAFQRREGGPAGRPPPAERGAEPLPDQQLRLRCTTGRPNISLTSFHIKVRNSIALASIQLPPSLFTSPAPATPLADCKLQLLVFRNGKLFCSTGNSSRLADDGKRRSVATPVIYAGTYGCGVGNLSEPVAVSLRHPGEGADPVAAYWNFEVLGGMGGWSAEGCQLAAREPNVTSLHCRHLSNVAVLMELSGFPSEARGAAEVLHPAMYTCTAVLLLCLFTTIITYIVNHGTILIPRKGWHMLLNLCFHIAMTAAVFAGGITLTGYLIVCQAVGIILHYSSLSTLLWMAVKARVLYKELTWKAPRQPDGDASQPAPRPMLRFYLIAGGIPLIICGITAAVNIHNYHDNNPYCWLVWRPSLGAFYVPVAFILLVTWIYFLCAGLSLQCRPSRRKDVPEPPEPPPPRLGGAGDLLTDSGSISVTLNSGPPCPEADGVHSLQVQFWALVTTHALYVALWTFGAMAVSQRWYLNIVFSCLYGITAVVLGLFIFIHHCLRRRDVLNSWFSCCPSYRNALPMQAYVHPGLVPEDGSQVFIGCDPEAAHSGASSSSSPSSAGSAGGRCKLTNLQVAQSQADTHPVACPEPDPGDSKPGSAGRHASNLHGRRNHRGRTKQCRDGKHHRLKMLRGPSSEHPSSESGSLHNSHSESYHSGRNSPISSGRAAPRAPHDGETVPSHSEGSDGSRRAPDFTEARRRSASRDNLRQAGATEKEAKRRSYPLNVASHNGGLKGSKYDINLASADSVAGMKTGLWKSETTV; translated from the exons gctgctgaGTAACAACAAGATCACGGTGCTGGAGAACGGCTCCTTCTTCGGGCTGCGGGCGCTGGAGAAGCT GGACCTGAAGAACAACCTGATCAGCACGGTCCAGCCGGGCGCTTTCCTCGGCCTCCCCGAGCTGAAGCGTCT GGACCTCTCCAACAACCGCATCGGCTGCCTGAGCGCCAGCGTCTTCCAGGGGCTCCCCAACCTCCTCAGGCT GAACATGTCTGGCAacattttctccagcctcccacccggCGTCTTTGACGAGCTCCCCTCCCTGAAAGTCGT GGACTTTGCCACCGAGTACCTGACATGCGACTGCAACCTGCGCTGGGTGCTGCCCTGGGCCCGCAACCGCTCGGCGCAGATCTCGGAGCGGACGGCGTGTGTCTACCCCCGGCACCTCCAGGCCTTCCCCCTGCGCAGCGCGCGGGACGGGCAGCTCCGCTGCG CGGGCGCCCCGGAGCTGCACACCCACCACCTCATCCCGTCGCTGCGCCAGGTGGTTTTCCAGGGCGACCGGCTGCCCTTCCAGTGCACCGCCACTTACCTGGACAACAGCACCCAGATCCGGTGGTTCCACAACCGCGAGCCCGTGGAGGAGGACGAGCGGACGGGCGTCATCGTGGAGGAGAGCCTCATCCATGACTGCACCTTCATCACCAG CGAGCTCATCCTCTCCAACATCCACGTCTCCGCCAACGGCGAGTGGGAATGCGCCGTCTCCACCTCCCAGGGCAACGTGAGCAAGAAGGTGGAGATCGTGGTGCTGGAGACCTCCGCATCCTACTGCCCTGCCGAGCGCGTCACCAACAACCGCGGGGACTTCAG GTGGCCCCGCACCCTGGCCGGCATCACGGCCtaccagccctgcctgcagtaCCCCTTCGCCGCGGGGCCGGCCGGCAGCGGCTCAGCGGCGGAGAAGCAGGCGTGGCGGCGCTGCGACCGCGCCGGGCGCTGGGAGGAGGGCGACTACTCCCACTGCCTCTACACCAACGACATCACCCGCGTCCTCTACACCTTCGTGTTG ATGCCCATCAACGCCTCCAACGCCCTGACCCTGGCTCACCAGCTCCGCGTCTACACGGCTGAGGCAGCCAACTTCTCAGACATGGTGGATGTCCTCTACGTGGCCCAGATGATAGAGAAGTTTATCGGCTACGTGGACCAGATCAAGCAG CTGACGGACGTGATCGTGGAGATGGCCAGCAACATCATGCTGGTGGACGACCACATCCTGTGGATGTCGCAGAAGGAGGAGAAGGCTTGCACCAGCATCGTCCGCTCCCTCGAGAAGATCGCTGCCCACACACTTGGCAGCAACTCCCAGCACATGGCGGTG AACTCACGCAACATCGCCTTCGAGGCGTACGTGGTGAAGCCCGAGAGCTACGTGGGGCTGAGCTGCGTGGCTTTCCAGCGGCGGGAAGGGGGTCCGGCTGGGCGTCCCCCCCCGGCCGAGCGGGGGGCCGAGCCTCTGCCCGACCAGCAGCTGAGGCTGCGCTGCACCACGGGACGCCCCAACATCTCCCTGACCAGCTTCCACATCAAGGTACGG AACAGCATCGCCCTGGCCTCCATCCAGCTGCCACCCAGCCTCTTCACCAGCCCTGCCCCGGCCACGCCGCTGGCCGACTGCAAACTCCAGCTCCTGGTCTTCCGCAATGGCAAGCTCTTCTGCAGCACGGGCAACTCCTCCCGCCTGGCCGACGACGGCAAGCGCCGCAGCGTGGCCACCCCAGTCATCTACGCCGGGACCT ACGGCTGCGGGGTGGGAAACTTGTCGGAGCCGGTCGCTGTGTCGCTGCGGCACCCCGGGGAGGGTGCGGACCCCGTGGCCGCGTACTGGAACTTCGAGGTgctggggggcatggggggaTGGAGCGCCGAGGGCTGCCAGCTGGCCGCCCGCGAGCCCAACGTCACCTCCCTGCACTGCCGGCACCTCAGCAACGTGGCTGTGCTCATG GAGCTGAGCGGTTTCCCCAGCGAGGCGCGAGGCGCAGCGGAGGTGCTGCACCCGGCCATGTACACCTGCACGGccgtgctgctgctctgcctcttcACCACCATCATCACCTACATCGTCAACCACGG CACCATTCTCATCCCGCGGAAGGGCTGGCACATGCTGCTTAACCTCTGCTTCCACATCGCCATGACAGCCGCCGTCTTCGCGGGAGGCATCACCCTCACCGGCTACCTGATCGTCTGCCAGGCG GTTGGCATCATCCTGCACTACTCCTCGCTCTCCACCCTGCTGTGGATGGCGGTCAAAGCCAGGGTGCTCTACAAGGAGCTGACCTGGAAGGCGCCGCGGCAGCCAGACGGGGATGCGTCCCAGCCAGCCCCCAGACCCATGCTACG GTTCTACCTGATCGCCGGCGGGATCCCCCTCATCATCTGCGGGATCACGGCAGCCGTCAACATCCACAACTACCATGACAACAACCCCTA CTGCTGGCTGGTGTGGCGGCCCAGCCTGGGAGCTTTTTACGTCCCCGTGGCTTTCATCTTGCTCGTCACCTGGATTTACTTCCTCTGCGCCGGGCTGAGCCTCCAGTGCCGACCGTCACGCCGGAAAGACGTCCCCGAGCCGCCGGAGCCGCCACCGCCgcggctggggggtgctggcgaCCTCCTGACAGACTCGGGGTCCATCTCGGTCACGCTGAACTCGGGGCCGCCCTGCCCCGAGGCCGACGGTGTCCACTCGCTGCAGGTGCAGTTCTGGGCACTGGTGACCACCCACGCCTTGTACGTTGCCCTGTGGACGTTCGGCGCCATGGCCGTGTCCCAGCGCTGGTACCTGAACATCGTCTTCAGCTGCCTCTACGGCATCACCGCCGTGGTGCTGGGACTCTTCATCTTCATCCACCACTGCCTCCGGCGCCGGGATGTCCTCAACTCCTGGTTCTCCTGCTGCCCTTCCTACAGGAACGCGCTGCCCATGCAGGCGTACGTCCACCCCGGGCTGGTGCCGGAGGACGGCTCGCAGGTCTTCATCGGCTGCGACCCGGAGGCGGCTCACTCcggcgcctcctcctcctcctcgcccagcAGTGCCGGCTCAGCCGGGGGCCGCTGCAAGCTCACCAACCTGCAGGTAGCCCAGAGCCAGGCGGACACTCACCCGGTGGCTTGCCCGGAGCCGGACCCCGGTGACAGCAAGCCCGGCAGTGCCGGCAGACACGCCAGCAACCTCCACGGCCGCAGGAACCACCGGGGCAGAACTAAGCAGTGCCGGGATGGGAAGCACCACCGCTTGAAAATGCTGCGGGGCCCCTCCTCGGAGCATCCCTCCAGTGAGAGCGGGAGCCTCCACAACAGCCACTCCGAGAGCTACCACAGCGGCAGGAACAGCCCCATCAGCAGCGGCCGCGCGGCACCGCGGGCCCCCCACGATGGGGAGACGGTGCCCAGCCACTCGGAAGGCAGCGACGGCAGCCGGCGGGCGCCCGATTTCACCGAGGCTCGTCGGAGGAGCGCCAGCAGGGACAACCTGCGGCAAGCCGGCGCCACCGAGAAGGAGGCGAAGCGCCGGTCCTACCCGCTCAACGTGGCCAGCCACAACGGCGGCCTCAAGGGCAGCAAGTACGACATCAACCTGGCCAGCGCCGACAGCGTGGCCGGGATGAAGACTGGCCTCTGGAAGAGCGAAACCACCGTGTAA
- the ADGRA2 gene encoding adhesion G protein-coupled receptor A2 isoform X2 — MRRAAAPVPLLVLLVLLVPLVPARSGGGAARSCPAQSLGCKCSAERPKAPGGPAAPRRRVVCSGGGLPAPPEPRLLPDGTATLLLSNNKITVLENGSFFGLRALEKLDLKNNLISTVQPGAFLGLPELKRLDLSNNRIGCLSASVFQGLPNLLRLNMSGNIFSSLPPGVFDELPSLKVVDFATEYLTCDCNLRWVLPWARNRSAQISERTACVYPRHLQAFPLRSARDGQLRCAGAPELHTHHLIPSLRQVVFQGDRLPFQCTATYLDNSTQIRWFHNREPVEEDERTGVIVEESLIHDCTFITSELILSNIHVSANGEWECAVSTSQGNVSKKVEIVVLETSASYCPAERVTNNRGDFRWPRTLAGITAYQPCLQYPFAAGPAGSGSAAEKQAWRRCDRAGRWEEGDYSHCLYTNDITRVLYTFVLMPINASNALTLAHQLRVYTAEAANFSDMVDVLYVAQMIEKFIGYVDQIKQLTDVIVEMASNIMLVDDHILWMSQKEEKACTSIVRSLEKIAAHTLGSNSQHMAVNSRNIAFEAYVVKPESYVGLSCVAFQRREGGPAGRPPPAERGAEPLPDQQLRLRCTTGRPNISLTSFHIKNSIALASIQLPPSLFTSPAPATPLADCKLQLLVFRNGKLFCSTGNSSRLADDGKRRSVATPVIYAGTYGCGVGNLSEPVAVSLRHPGEGADPVAAYWNFEVLGGMGGWSAEGCQLAAREPNVTSLHCRHLSNVAVLMELSGFPSEARGAAEVLHPAMYTCTAVLLLCLFTTIITYIVNHGTILIPRKGWHMLLNLCFHIAMTAAVFAGGITLTGYLIVCQAVGIILHYSSLSTLLWMAVKARVLYKELTWKAPRQPDGDASQPAPRPMLRFYLIAGGIPLIICGITAAVNIHNYHDNNPYCWLVWRPSLGAFYVPVAFILLVTWIYFLCAGLSLQCRPSRRKDVPEPPEPPPPRLGGAGDLLTDSGSISVTLNSGPPCPEADGVHSLQVQFWALVTTHALYVALWTFGAMAVSQRWYLNIVFSCLYGITAVVLGLFIFIHHCLRRRDVLNSWFSCCPSYRNALPMQAYVHPGLVPEDGSQVFIGCDPEAAHSGASSSSSPSSAGSAGGRCKLTNLQVAQSQADTHPVACPEPDPGDSKPGSAGRHASNLHGRRNHRGRTKQCRDGKHHRLKMLRGPSSEHPSSESGSLHNSHSESYHSGRNSPISSGRAAPRAPHDGETVPSHSEGSDGSRRAPDFTEARRRSASRDNLRQAGATEKEAKRRSYPLNVASHNGGLKGSKYDINLASADSVAGMKTGLWKSETTV; from the exons gctgctgaGTAACAACAAGATCACGGTGCTGGAGAACGGCTCCTTCTTCGGGCTGCGGGCGCTGGAGAAGCT GGACCTGAAGAACAACCTGATCAGCACGGTCCAGCCGGGCGCTTTCCTCGGCCTCCCCGAGCTGAAGCGTCT GGACCTCTCCAACAACCGCATCGGCTGCCTGAGCGCCAGCGTCTTCCAGGGGCTCCCCAACCTCCTCAGGCT GAACATGTCTGGCAacattttctccagcctcccacccggCGTCTTTGACGAGCTCCCCTCCCTGAAAGTCGT GGACTTTGCCACCGAGTACCTGACATGCGACTGCAACCTGCGCTGGGTGCTGCCCTGGGCCCGCAACCGCTCGGCGCAGATCTCGGAGCGGACGGCGTGTGTCTACCCCCGGCACCTCCAGGCCTTCCCCCTGCGCAGCGCGCGGGACGGGCAGCTCCGCTGCG CGGGCGCCCCGGAGCTGCACACCCACCACCTCATCCCGTCGCTGCGCCAGGTGGTTTTCCAGGGCGACCGGCTGCCCTTCCAGTGCACCGCCACTTACCTGGACAACAGCACCCAGATCCGGTGGTTCCACAACCGCGAGCCCGTGGAGGAGGACGAGCGGACGGGCGTCATCGTGGAGGAGAGCCTCATCCATGACTGCACCTTCATCACCAG CGAGCTCATCCTCTCCAACATCCACGTCTCCGCCAACGGCGAGTGGGAATGCGCCGTCTCCACCTCCCAGGGCAACGTGAGCAAGAAGGTGGAGATCGTGGTGCTGGAGACCTCCGCATCCTACTGCCCTGCCGAGCGCGTCACCAACAACCGCGGGGACTTCAG GTGGCCCCGCACCCTGGCCGGCATCACGGCCtaccagccctgcctgcagtaCCCCTTCGCCGCGGGGCCGGCCGGCAGCGGCTCAGCGGCGGAGAAGCAGGCGTGGCGGCGCTGCGACCGCGCCGGGCGCTGGGAGGAGGGCGACTACTCCCACTGCCTCTACACCAACGACATCACCCGCGTCCTCTACACCTTCGTGTTG ATGCCCATCAACGCCTCCAACGCCCTGACCCTGGCTCACCAGCTCCGCGTCTACACGGCTGAGGCAGCCAACTTCTCAGACATGGTGGATGTCCTCTACGTGGCCCAGATGATAGAGAAGTTTATCGGCTACGTGGACCAGATCAAGCAG CTGACGGACGTGATCGTGGAGATGGCCAGCAACATCATGCTGGTGGACGACCACATCCTGTGGATGTCGCAGAAGGAGGAGAAGGCTTGCACCAGCATCGTCCGCTCCCTCGAGAAGATCGCTGCCCACACACTTGGCAGCAACTCCCAGCACATGGCGGTG AACTCACGCAACATCGCCTTCGAGGCGTACGTGGTGAAGCCCGAGAGCTACGTGGGGCTGAGCTGCGTGGCTTTCCAGCGGCGGGAAGGGGGTCCGGCTGGGCGTCCCCCCCCGGCCGAGCGGGGGGCCGAGCCTCTGCCCGACCAGCAGCTGAGGCTGCGCTGCACCACGGGACGCCCCAACATCTCCCTGACCAGCTTCCACATCAAG AACAGCATCGCCCTGGCCTCCATCCAGCTGCCACCCAGCCTCTTCACCAGCCCTGCCCCGGCCACGCCGCTGGCCGACTGCAAACTCCAGCTCCTGGTCTTCCGCAATGGCAAGCTCTTCTGCAGCACGGGCAACTCCTCCCGCCTGGCCGACGACGGCAAGCGCCGCAGCGTGGCCACCCCAGTCATCTACGCCGGGACCT ACGGCTGCGGGGTGGGAAACTTGTCGGAGCCGGTCGCTGTGTCGCTGCGGCACCCCGGGGAGGGTGCGGACCCCGTGGCCGCGTACTGGAACTTCGAGGTgctggggggcatggggggaTGGAGCGCCGAGGGCTGCCAGCTGGCCGCCCGCGAGCCCAACGTCACCTCCCTGCACTGCCGGCACCTCAGCAACGTGGCTGTGCTCATG GAGCTGAGCGGTTTCCCCAGCGAGGCGCGAGGCGCAGCGGAGGTGCTGCACCCGGCCATGTACACCTGCACGGccgtgctgctgctctgcctcttcACCACCATCATCACCTACATCGTCAACCACGG CACCATTCTCATCCCGCGGAAGGGCTGGCACATGCTGCTTAACCTCTGCTTCCACATCGCCATGACAGCCGCCGTCTTCGCGGGAGGCATCACCCTCACCGGCTACCTGATCGTCTGCCAGGCG GTTGGCATCATCCTGCACTACTCCTCGCTCTCCACCCTGCTGTGGATGGCGGTCAAAGCCAGGGTGCTCTACAAGGAGCTGACCTGGAAGGCGCCGCGGCAGCCAGACGGGGATGCGTCCCAGCCAGCCCCCAGACCCATGCTACG GTTCTACCTGATCGCCGGCGGGATCCCCCTCATCATCTGCGGGATCACGGCAGCCGTCAACATCCACAACTACCATGACAACAACCCCTA CTGCTGGCTGGTGTGGCGGCCCAGCCTGGGAGCTTTTTACGTCCCCGTGGCTTTCATCTTGCTCGTCACCTGGATTTACTTCCTCTGCGCCGGGCTGAGCCTCCAGTGCCGACCGTCACGCCGGAAAGACGTCCCCGAGCCGCCGGAGCCGCCACCGCCgcggctggggggtgctggcgaCCTCCTGACAGACTCGGGGTCCATCTCGGTCACGCTGAACTCGGGGCCGCCCTGCCCCGAGGCCGACGGTGTCCACTCGCTGCAGGTGCAGTTCTGGGCACTGGTGACCACCCACGCCTTGTACGTTGCCCTGTGGACGTTCGGCGCCATGGCCGTGTCCCAGCGCTGGTACCTGAACATCGTCTTCAGCTGCCTCTACGGCATCACCGCCGTGGTGCTGGGACTCTTCATCTTCATCCACCACTGCCTCCGGCGCCGGGATGTCCTCAACTCCTGGTTCTCCTGCTGCCCTTCCTACAGGAACGCGCTGCCCATGCAGGCGTACGTCCACCCCGGGCTGGTGCCGGAGGACGGCTCGCAGGTCTTCATCGGCTGCGACCCGGAGGCGGCTCACTCcggcgcctcctcctcctcctcgcccagcAGTGCCGGCTCAGCCGGGGGCCGCTGCAAGCTCACCAACCTGCAGGTAGCCCAGAGCCAGGCGGACACTCACCCGGTGGCTTGCCCGGAGCCGGACCCCGGTGACAGCAAGCCCGGCAGTGCCGGCAGACACGCCAGCAACCTCCACGGCCGCAGGAACCACCGGGGCAGAACTAAGCAGTGCCGGGATGGGAAGCACCACCGCTTGAAAATGCTGCGGGGCCCCTCCTCGGAGCATCCCTCCAGTGAGAGCGGGAGCCTCCACAACAGCCACTCCGAGAGCTACCACAGCGGCAGGAACAGCCCCATCAGCAGCGGCCGCGCGGCACCGCGGGCCCCCCACGATGGGGAGACGGTGCCCAGCCACTCGGAAGGCAGCGACGGCAGCCGGCGGGCGCCCGATTTCACCGAGGCTCGTCGGAGGAGCGCCAGCAGGGACAACCTGCGGCAAGCCGGCGCCACCGAGAAGGAGGCGAAGCGCCGGTCCTACCCGCTCAACGTGGCCAGCCACAACGGCGGCCTCAAGGGCAGCAAGTACGACATCAACCTGGCCAGCGCCGACAGCGTGGCCGGGATGAAGACTGGCCTCTGGAAGAGCGAAACCACCGTGTAA